CGGCACAGACAGGTAATTTATGGATGGGTGGGGCTACTATGTTGGCTTTTGGCTTAGGAACCATACCCACTATGTTAGGTGTGGGCGTGTCTAGTTCCTTGGTGAGTCAGGATAGGCGCAGTCAGTTATTCCGCTTAGGTGGTGTGATTACTCTAACTATTGGGTTAATCACCTTGCTACGAACTGGTGACACAATGGTAGATTACACTGGACACGCAGCTTTACTCTGCTTAACTCTGGCGCTAATTGCCCGTCCTGTAAGTAGGTTGTGGGCATGGCCTTTACATTATCGCCGGGCGTTGGGGGTAGGGGCGTTTGTTTTATCTGTAGTACACACTACTCACATGATTGAACATTCATTGCAGTGGAATTTTGCCGCCTTTTCCTTTTTACCGCCACAATTTCAGTTGGGGATGGCTGCTGGTACTGTAGCATTAGTATTGATGACCCCCGCAGCTTTCACAAGTTGGGAATCACTGCAAAAATCTTTAGGCAAACACTGGCGACAACTTCATTTATTGAGTGTACCAGCTTTGCTTTTGAGTGCAATTCATACTGTGTTGATTGGCTCTCATTATTTGGGTTCTCTGCAATTAAATTGGGGGAATAAGTTAGCAACAGTGCTGTTAGCAATTGTGACTCTCGGCGTGTTGCTTGTAAGAACACAGTTTTTTTGGTCAAAGTTAGCCGTAGAAAAATTTTATGTTCCCCCTAACAAATCACGCTAAAAAAACCCAAGAAAAACAGCAGGTGTATTCTCAACCCTCAACCGCAGCATTAAAGTACCTCATATTACTAGGTTGTGCCATCTCCATTACAGGTGTTTATCCAGCTAGCGCCCATAAGGTAGAGACAGCAACAGATGTAGGCGCTACTCTACACATTGAACCAAATGATAATCCCCGTGCTGGAGAATCGACACAAGCTTGGTTTGCCCTCACTCGTAAAGGTGGTCAAGCAATTCCTCTCCAACAGTGTAATTGTCAGTTAGCCGTTTACGCTCAACCCCACACACCAGACGAACCAGCGTTATTGGAACCATCATTAAAGCCTGTGAATGCCGAAATTTATCAGGGTATACCAGGCGCAGATATTACTTTTCCCAAACCAGGAATTTATCAACTACAGCTAAGTGGTAAACCGACAACTGGGGCAAATTTTAAAGCATTTAAGTTTGCTTTTGAAGTAACTGTAGCGGCTGGAACTAGAGTAGATACAGCAAAGCCCCAAGATTTGAAAGATAATAACTCAGTTGGAGTAAAGGCTGAATCTAACTCTATCCCAATTTGGGCGATCGCACTGCCCATTTTCATTGTCTTAGGTACGTTATTCGCCATTTGGCAAAATAAAAAGAGATGAGTCATGCCAATCCAAAATTAAGAAAGTGAAATTTAGCATCGGTTTGGGCGTTTTGTTATATGTATGGTTAGCAGGAAAGCACCTCCAAGCTTTTAACCCAACGTTATTAGGCTTAAGAGCTTAATTCTTGGTTAGTCCGTATGGATAACAATAAATTTTGTTTATCGATTTGAGAAATAAAAATATTTGCTTCTATCGTTGAAAGTATTTAAAGTTAAACTAGCCAGCGACTAAGGAGTTAGTGTAGTTTCCCGCAAGCTATAGCTGAAGGAAACATCATTAGCAAGTTAGTAGCATTAGGTGTTAGTTAAAAACATTACGCCTGTGGAACTCTCTAACAAATCTGAATATGCACTTTTAGCCTTGTTGGAACTGGCGGATCGTTACACCAGTGGCGAATCCCTGCAAATTCGACAGATGGCTGTGTTGCAAGATATACCTAATCGATATTTAGAACAACTACTAGCTACTTTAAGGCGACGAGGTTTAATTAAAAGTATTCGCGGCGCTAAAGGAGGCTACGTCTTAGCACGAGACCCGCGTACAATTACTCTACTGGATGCAGTCAGCTGTATGGAAGGTATCGATGCAGTTGCGCCAGGGGTAGATAAAAATACTACACACATTGAAACTCAACTCATCCAAGAAGTTTGGCAAGAAGCTTGTCAGGCGGCTAATGCAGTTTTACAAAAGTACACACTCCAAGACCTTTGCGATCGCCGCGCTATCCACGGCAACAAGGAATTAATGTACTATATTTAACTGCTAGTAGTAAGAACTTTAGTTCTAGCTGAATCTCAGCACTAAAGTCCTTACTACGGAATAAACGTCAAAACTCTAACAAGTTGGCTGAATTACTGTCTAAAAATAGAGTTGCTTGTGGTTGTCGGCGTAAAACAGAAGCTGGACAAGCTTTATCAATTACACCTTGTAACAATTGCTTGACAATCTGTGCTTTCCGTTTCCCTGGCGCGAGACACAATATTTTTCTAGCGGAACAGATTAAAGGCAAAGTCACAGTAAAAGCATATTGAGGTACATGATCAATATTAGGAAATTGACCTGTATTCACTTGTTGTTGGCGGTTTACAGAGTCTAGTTTTACCAACTTGACACTGTAAGGGTCTTGGAAATTCGCTACTGACGGATCATTAAAAGCCAAGTGTCCATTTTCGCCAATACCTAGACAGCATAAATCTATAGGTTGTGCTTGCAGCAATTGAGAATAGCGATCGCATTCTGCCAAGGGTTGCAACGTATCACCCTCAATATAATGGAATTTTTGCGGACTAACTCGCTTTTCTACACGTTCCCGTAGATAACGGCGAAAACTTGCAGGATGATCAGCCGTAATTCCTAAATATTCATCTAAATGAAACAAAGTAACTTTTGACCAATCTACGCCACCCAAAGCAATCAAAGCATCCAAAAATTTGAGTTGAGAATTTCCTGTCGCTAACACAACAGCAGCCGTCTGTTGTTGTTCAAGTACAGATTGCAAATACTTACTGACAATTGCTGCAACATCAAAAGCCATGTCGGCTTCAGATTTGTAAATTTGTACCGATAGATGATCAACATGGAAAAAGTTTGTAGCGGCTACCATATTGGGGATTGGGGATTGAGGAATTTTAGATTTTAGATTTTGGATTTTGGATTGAATGTCTCAAATTTAAAATCGTATATCCAAGATCGCATCAGGATGAAGACGAAACAGGACTCTAATTTAAGCTTCCATCTCTATCAGCTAGATGACTTACGAACACAAAACAATGTAGACTATGGGGGTTAAGTTAATAATTATTTACATTTTACCTAAACCTCATGCTATCTGCCATTCTTTTTGACTTGGACGGTACTATTGTCAATAGTGACCCCATACATTACCAAGCTTGGCAACAAATATTGTTGAGATACAATATAGAAATTGATGAAGTATTTTACAAATCCCGAATTAGTGGTCGGTTAAATCCAGAAATTGTTCAAGATATTTTGCCAGAACTGTCAGTAGCAGAAGGTGTAAAGTTTGCAGATGAGAAAGAAGCACTGTTTCGTCAATTAGCTTCTTATCTGCAACCACTAGATGGATTTGCTGAACTGCTAGAGTGGACGAAAACACATAATTTAAAGCGTGCTTTAGTAACGAATGCGCCGAGATTAAATGCAAAGTTTATGTTAGACGTATTAGGAATAACAGCAGCGTTTGACCAAATTGTTATAGCTGATGATTGTGTAGCGGGTAAACCAAACCCAGCACCGTATCAAGTTGCTTTAAGTAAGTTAAAAATTACAGCAGAAAATGCGATCGCTTTAGAAGACTCGCCTTCAGGGATTCGTGCAGCCGTAGGTGCAGGTATTCAGACTATTGGTATTGCCTCCACTCATGAACCCGAAGTTTTACAAAAAGTCGGTGCATTTATGGTAGTTCCTGATTTTACAGATTTGCATCTTTGGACATTACTTAATTCATCAATTGAAGGAGATTTGAGTTTATTGCAGAAAAATTAAAAATTATTGATTAAACTTATCTCTTCCGCTTCCTACTCATCCTGATGTACGCATATAGATTCAATTACCTTTACTCATACTAATTATTTCCATAATTTTCTCAAACTGAAAATTCTGAGCTAAATCTGCAAAATAGTTTTTTAAATCTACATTTTCACAGCTTTGTTCTTCAATTAATTGAAAAATTAAGTCATCGCTACATTGGGCAGCAGCATTATACAAACTTATTAACCACTCTTGTGGTAGTGTTGCTAGTAGAGGTAATACATCATTAGATGCGACAATTTTCTCGCTGTTCTTGAGGCAAGAACAAGTATCTTCTTGATAAATATATTGTATATTTAGATATTGATTAATTTTTTCTAGAATTTGTTGTTCTGAGAAAGGCTTATTAATCAAATCATCACAGCCTACTTGGAGCATTGTTTGACGTTGTTCTTCAAAAGCGTGAGCAGTCAAAGCAATAATAATTGTGTGGGGATTAGGAATTAACGGTTGATTTTCTTGTTCATAGACGCGAATGAAGTGGGTAGCTGTGTAACCATCCATAATTGGCATTCGCATATCCATAAAAATTAATTGTGGATGCCATTGTTGCCAGATAGAAACTGCTTCTTGTCCGTTTGTGGCTTCTCGCACCACAAAGCCAACAGATGATAAAACTTTTACCAGCAACAGCCGACTATCAACCACATCATCTACTACTAAAATTCTGTGTTCTCTTTGCTGGGATGCTAAACCAAGAACAAAGCGTACACTTGGCTGAGGGGAAATTTCACCCGCAGATACTAAATCTACCTTTATATGGAAACTAAATGTACTTCCTACTCCTACAGTACTAGTAACGCTAATATCTCCTCCCATCAGTTGCACATATTTACGGCTAATGGCTAAACCTAGTCCTGTACCTTGTTGTGAGTTTCTGCCAGCTTCGGTTTGTCCAAAAGCTTCAAACAACATACCCATTTCATCATCACAGATACCAATACCAGTATCTTCTATTTCAAAGATGAGGGAGTAGGGAGTGCTGAGTGCGTGGTTTCTCTGCTCTCCTGTTTCACTGCTTTCTCCTATTCCTCTCTCTTCCATTCTTACCCGCAAGGTAACACTACCAGTTTCAGTAAATTTGGTGGCATTGCCTAAGATGTTGAGTAAGACTTGACGTAGTTTACTTTCGTCGGCGCGGATGTGTCGGACGATGTTAGTTGCGTATTCAAATTTGAGTTGTAAACCTTTGGCGGCTGCGCGTCCTTGCATCATTTCTTGCAAGTTATCTAAGAGGTGAATTAAATCAAAGTTATGAACATTTAATGTAATTTTGCCGGCTTCAATTTTTGACATTTCTAGAATGTCGTTAATCAAGTCGAGTAGATGTTCTCCTGCACGGTTAATAATGGTCAGATTCTTTTGATGTTCGGCTGATAGTGTTTTGTCTCGGCTCATGATTTGTGCGAAACCTAAAATTGCGTTGAGAGGTGTGCGCAATTCGTGGCTCATGTTAGCGAGAAATTCGCTTTTGGCTCTATTGGCTGCGTCTGCGGCAAAGGCAGCTGCTTGTAATGCTTGTGATTGGCTTTGGGTTTGTGTCAAAAGTTGTGCTTGTTGCAAAGCTACTTCTAGTTGATTGCCAATTTGCCTTACGATGTTGATTTCGCCAGTTTTCCATTGACGAGGGCCAGAGTTTTGATAAGTTGCTAATAATCCCCAAACTTGGTTTCCAGATAAAATAGGGACGATAATATAAGCTTTTGCTTGCAAGCTTTCTAAAAATTCGATATAACAATTATCAAATCCAGCTTGGTAAATATTTGGAATACAAAGGCAGTTAGACTCTGGGGTAGCTGAGGAGTTATTGGTAATCTCCAGAAGCTTGGCAAGACAATATTCGTTTTCTAGGGTATTTTCTGCCAAATTGAGATCATCTTTGTGTGCTTCTATCAGAGAAATCCAACCTTCACGGACAGATTCAGCGACAAATTCACCTTTCCTCTGGGAATTGAAACGATAAACTAGAACACGATCGCAGTTAAGAACTTGTCTTAATTCTTCGGTAGTAGCGGCAAATATTGTTTCTAAATCTAAAGTCTGGCGCATTCTTTGAATTACTTGTGCGATCGCTCTTTGCCTTTCGGCACTTTCTCTAAGTGCTTCTTCTACAAGTTTGCGATCGCTAATCTCTACTATGACTGTACCCACACCAGAAAGCTGATTATTCTCCCCAGGAATGGGAAAATAAGAAACTAAAAAATGACGCAGCCTATCTGCTTGGTTGGCGACTGGAAGGCTCAATTCTAAATTAAGTATTGGTTGGCCTGTTAAGAGTACCTGTTGGCAATATGGGGTAATTAGGGGAGCAATTTGTGGTGCTATTTCTTGGAGAGTTTTACCAATGTGTGCTTGTGCCGATTTACCATGAATATCTGCTATCAACTCGTTGATTTGCACAAACCGCAGTTGATTATCTAAAATACTCATACCTACAGGAGCGCCACTGAAAAAGGCATTCAGACGAGCTTCGCGCAGTTGTAATTCTTTTTCTAAAATTTTGCGTTCTGTAACGTCTTTATGAGTACCAGTCATCCGTAAAGGAGTACCCTGTTCATCCCGTTCTACAATTTGACCACGAGATTGTATCCATTTCCAATCGCCAGAAACGCAAAGCAATCGTACCTCTATCTCATAAATGGGAGTAATACCTTGCAGATGGCAAGTAATTGCTGATCTAACGGCTGGTAAATCTTCAGGATGTATTAGTTGCCTAAGTGGTAATTGATCATCTTCCTTTTCCTGCTCTGGGTAGCCTAGCATTTTTTGCCAGCGACAATCCCGATAAATTTTACCCGTCTTAAGATTCCAATCCCACAAACCTAAATCGCTGGCTTCTAAGGCTAGTTGTAAACGTTCTTCGCTGTTACGATGAGCTGCTTCTATTAGCTTACGTTCAATCAATGCACCGAGTTGGGTGGCTACAGCACCCAATAGCATCAGGAGGCGTTTATCTACTAGGGTGGAACTGCGTTTGAAAAATATCAAAACGGCTAATACTTCTTTTCTAGCAATGATGGGAATACCAAAACCAGCTCTTAACCCTACTTTTGCGGCTTGTGGCGATCGCAAAAACTGCGGCGGCTTTAACTGAGAGATATCTTCTATCCATTCTGGTTGCTGAGTTTGCCAAACTCTTCCGGGTAGTCCTTCACCTGGTGCAATGGTTAGATTTTGACTTTGGTAACAAAATTCTTCTAAATCGCTTTCTTCACAGTAACAAACCAAACTATGCTCTAAAACCAGAGATTCACGCTTGGGTGTCCATGCTTCACCAAAATCCCAGCCAATAGTTTGACAAATCACCCGTAATACTAAGGTTAAGGCATTTTTCACATCAAATGCACGGGCGATCGCTTGGGTTGTTAAAAGTAATAAGCGGCTTTCTGCTTCTGCTTGTTTGCGTTCTGTAATGTCTTTAGCTGTACCCAAAATATACTTTTGTCCATCAATTTCTATTAATTCTGCACTAAACAGTGCCGTCTTAATTTCTCCACTACTAGTGCGAAAATCTACTTCATGGTTGCGAATGGTTTTAGTTTGTTCCAGAATTTGAGCGAGGAAATAAGGCTCTTGTATATTTACCCAAATATTTAATTCTTTATCAGTATTGCCAATGACTTGAGAACGATGATATCCAAATAGGCGACAAAAGCTATCATTAACTTCAATATAACGAGTTTCTGGATAAGTACACAGAACAATGGGGTCGGGGGATGCTCTAAAGGCTGATGCTAGTTTTTGTTCGGAAATGCGATATGCTGCTTGCACACGTTGTCTTTCTCGTGCTTCCAATGCCAAGGAGGCTAAATTAGTTAAAGAACGAGCAAAATTTTGGTCTTCTGGTGTCCAATGATGAGCTATTCCTACTGTTTCCAGGGATAAAACCCCTACAGTTTTACCTGCTAGACGAATAGGTGTATCTAATAAGGAGATAATATTTAAGGGAGTTAAGTAATTCTCAGAAAGTTCTCTAGTTTTGGGATCTGTATGAGCATGATCTGCGGCGATCGCTTCCTCCTGATGTAAAGCTTGAAAATAAGCTGGATAATCTGCTGCTAATACACATAATCCTTCACTATGTTGATTACGACTATATTCAAATAGGTCGATACATTGAATTTGAGTAGCTGTTTCGTTATATAACCAAATACTAGCTCGCTCCACATGTAGATTTTGAGAAGCCACAGTTGTAATTTCTGCAAAAGCTGCTTTTACATCACCTTGATATAATATTTTATTCTTGGCTAATTCTGTTAAGACTAAATTATGCTTGTAAAGCTTGATAGTGTTATTTTGTAAAAATTGTGGCGTTTTATTTTGACTCTCCAGCTTTTTATCTTTATTGACTATTATTGAATCTAACAGTTGATTATGTGTTTTCTTATTATTTATTTCTGCTATCTGCAAGCAACATTCTTGATTGCTTCCTAAACCATCTTCAACATAATTATTATCTTTATAATAATTTCGCAAATTTAACTGATTATTAATTCGGATAAAACATTCGTCCTTGCGTAAAGGCTTACTAATAAAATCAGATATACCTAATTGAAAATAAGTATAATTTTTCGATAAATTATCTAAATGTGTCAACAAAATTATATTTATATACTGAGTTGCTTTTTCAGCTTTTAATTCTTGACAAATAAAATATCCATCATTTTTATTAATAGAATCATTTATGAAAATCAGATTGGGCATGAAATCAATAACACTACTAATTGACACATTAGCAGCATTAATTTGGTGTAATAAATACTTTTTTTCTGCAAAAAACTCAGATAAGGTAGACCAAATTTCCCAAGAATTATCAATTAATAAGATTTTTGGTTGTTGATAATCTATAACCATATTATCTAGCTAAATAGCAGGTTTTTAACAGACAGAGTAAATAAAAAAGGGAAAAATAATTAAAATCAATAAATGCCATAGAACTAGCAAATTTATGACGAAAATTAGTCAATTGGTAATACTCATCTCCACAATTATCCACAACTATAACTCACATTTGTTACAGACATGATAAGGGAATAGGTAAGTAAGGGGGTGAGGGGGATGTAGCTTTAGCTTCTCTTTCAGAGACGCTACCGCGAACCCGCAGGGTGGGAGTAGAGGGAGATGAGGAAGAGTAACTATGGACTATTAACTGTTGACTGTTGACTAATAACCTCACAACTTCCTCATGTTATAGCTATAAAGTTTTGCTAATGACTCTTAGGCGATCGCCATTATGGTGATAGAACAAATATGAGTGCAACGCAATCCACACCAAGTCCCAAGTGTTCCTCTGTGTATGGGCCTGTCAAATCTTGGCGATTTGGAAATTCTTTGGGTATCGATCCGATTGGGGTTGTGTCTACCTGCTCGTTTAACTGTGTTTACTGTCAGTTAGGAAAAATTCAAACACATACCAGTCAGCGTCAGATTTTTGTGCCTACATCCCAAATTATTGAGGATTTGCAAGCGCTTACTCTTGATGAACAAGTAGATGTAGTTACCCTCAGTGGAAGTGGCGAACCTACTTTAGCATTAAATTTAGGGGAAATTTTGGCGATCGCAAAACAACTCACAAAACGACCAACAGTAGTTTTAACCAACGCCACATTACTCAGAAATACTCAAGTCCGTCATGCTTTAAAATCAGCAGACATTGTTGCTGCTAAATTAGACGCAATTTCGTCAAATCAATTGCAGCGCGTCAACCAACCTGTAGCGACAATTAATTTACCACACATCCTTGCAGGTATCGAACAATTTCGAGGGGAATATCCAGGGACTCTAGCTATTCAAACTATGGTGTTGTCTCCTTGGACAACGGAAATGATAGAAATTTACATTCAACTTATACAGCGTTTACAACCTAATGAAATTCAACTTAACGTTCCCACTCGTCCCCGTACCTTAGTTCGACAATTAGAAGCAAGAGGGAATGATGCAACTGGATTAATCTCTGAGGCTATGCACCAACTTAAATGTATCAGTGCTGAGATTATCACCACACTAGCTAACACAATCAACTGTGCGACAAATATTCCAGTACGGTACGCGCCGATGAATTAGGGAAGATGAGGGGGATGAGGGGGATGAGAAGCCAAATTAAACAAAGCAGATAAGGGATCAAATTCTTTCCCCACTCCCCCCACTCCCTCCATAGCTAACACACCACAATTCCAAGGAGGAAATATATGGAAACTCAATCAACCAACCCATCAATTACACTTCCAGAAATTCCCCCTGGCTATCTCAACATCATGGGTTACATTGATGAGTCAGAGGTAAATGGCCCCGGTTGTCGTGCTGTTGTTTGGGTGCAAGGTTGTCCCCGTGAGTGTCCGGGGTGCTTTAATCCTGATTCTTGGCCATTTGAAGTCAACCAATTAGTTTCTGTAGATTCTCTCGTCGAGCAAATTTTGAGCAAACCGCAAAATCAAGGCGTAACATTCTCTGGCGGAGAACCATTTTATCAAGCAACAGCATTGGCGGAACTCGCGCGTAAGTTGAAAGCTGCTGGTTTAAATGTCATGTCATTTACAGGCTTCACCCTCAAACAATTACAATCTGAATCTGCGCCTCCTGGTTCTCAAGCATTATTAGAACAACTAGATATCTTAATTGATGGGCCGTTTGTTGAGTCTTTAGCAATCAATTCTCCAGATTCTCCTGTTTCTTCCCGAAATCAAAAAGTTCGCGTTTTTAACCCCGCCTTTGCAGATAAAATTACTTGGGCTAGTGACCAAATAGAAGTCCATATCCTCAAAGATGGGAATCGTATTGTTACGGGGTATCAAGGTTGGTTGGAATTGACATGATTAATTTGTAATGGGCTAACGCCCCGCTCCGCTAACGTAATTCGTAATTGGGTTTTGTGTAGGCTATATACTTTGACACAAAACCTTTTTTAATAGTTATGTTGACTTTAACGCAACTTAAACCAGCAAATCCTGATTTAGCAGTTACTCTGACTTTGGCGCTGACAGCAGAAGAACGGACTCGCTCTCGTCACCGTTTTGAGGTAGAAGATGGAAAGGTAGTATTTTTACGCTTACCTAGAGGTACAGTTTTGCGGGATGGGGATATCCTTCAAGATGAAACTAATGAAAATTTAATTAGAGTTGTAGCTAAACCAGAACCAGTGTTAACTGTGATTGCTTCAACTCCGCTTTTGTTGATGCGAGCAGCTTATCATTTAGGTAATCGTCATGTGCCTGTCGAGATTACCTCAAATTATTTACGTTTATTGCCTGATCCAGTGTTGCGTACAATGTTAGAACACATGGGGTTAGAAATTACTGCCGAAGTTCTTCCCTTTCAGCCAGAATTAGGTGCTTATGGACACCATCACGCTCACTGATAGCCATTTTTTACATATATTACAACTAGCTAGTTCTACTTTACCTGTAGGAGCGTACAGCTATTCCGAAGGGTTAGAGACATTAGTAGAAAATGGAGCGATCGCTAATCAAGGTACTCTGCAACAATGGTTAGAAGCTGAATTAAAATACGGGGCAATTCGCCTAGAAGCGGCTGTGATGGTAAGAGCCATGCAGGCTGCCACAATAGGAGAGATGGAAACATTACGCTATTGGAATTTTTGGTTATCTGCGGCCAGAGAAACCCAAGAATTACGCAACTCTAGCTGGCAGATGGGGCGATCGCTCATGCAGTTACTTAGTACAATACAACCACAAATTCAACCTTTCGCTGAGACTGTAGGCAATCCTTGTAATTATGCGGTTGCTTTTGGTATTGCTGCTGCTCATTGGCAAATTGATATTCCAGTTTCATTATTAGCATACCTACATAGTTGGGTAACTAATTCAATTACTGCGGGTGTCAAACTCATCCCCTTGGGACAAACAGCCGGACAAGAATTATTACTACAATTACAACCCTTAATTATTCATACAGAAGTAGAAATCATAGCTTTAAAAGATGACGAAATTGCTTGTTGTAGTTGGGGTTTATCCCTGGCAAGTATGCAGCACGAAACACAATATACTAGGTTATTTAGAAGTTGAGCTTAATGTGATGTTAATGGGAAAAGTAATTATGAACAATATACAGAATTACCTATTTAGATTAAGATTTAAATTAAAATAAATTGTAAAAATTATCACAATAAAGTGCCATCAAAGCCAACCTCTAGTCAAGCAATAGCTTGTGTTTATATTTGTCAGTCCCTATCAGATATGTTGCAGCCAATACAATTATTTAGATATGATGAATTATATAAACATATATTTACATTAGCTGGTATTAACGAGGGGATAGAAGTAATCATTTTTGAAAATGGAGAATGGGAGTTTAACGAAAATGACCAAACTTGATTTTGGACAAATGACCCGTCAAGAATTAAAAGCATATATCCGAGAAAACCCTACTGATGATGAAGCAATCAGAGAATTATTTCTTAAACGCCGTAGCCCTCATACTAAAATCTATCCTTCCCCAGAAAACATGACTAAGGAAGAGTTGTTAGATATTTTTAGACAAAAAAATGATAGTTAAGTACAGAATGAAATTACAACAGCAAAGATAAAAAATTATAAACGGTTTTCTTATTAGAGGCAATAAAGTGAATTAATTTTATTGTTTTTACTTTATCTTTACAAAAGGCAAGCGCCGTTAGAGGTGCTTGACTTAAGAACTATTTGCAAAGAACATATGAACGCTTTTCGTGTTGGGGTAGCTGGCCCAGTTGGTTCAGGGAAAACGGCTTTAGTCGATGCTTTGTGTAAAGCGTTGCGCGATCGCTATAAATTGGCGGTGGTGACAAATGATATATATACTCAAGAAGACGCTCAATTTTTGGTACGTTCTCAAGCTTTGACTAGCGATCGCATTTTAGGTGTAGAAACTGGCGGTTGTCCACACACGGCAATTCGAGAAGATGCTTCGATGAATTTGGCAGCAATCGAACAGCTAGAACAACGTTTTACCGATTTAGATTTAGTCTTTTTAGAGAGTGGTGGAGATAATTTAGCCGCTACCTTTAGTCCTGAATTAGTAGATTTAACAATTTATGTAATTGATGTTGCCGCAGGTGATAAAATCCCCCGTAAAGGCGGCCCAGGAATTACCAAATCCGATTTATTAGTAATCAATAAAACTGACCTTGCACCTTACGTTGGTGCAGATTTAAACGTCATGGAAAGAGACGCAAAAAAAATGCGTGGTGATAAACCCTTCATTTTTACCAACTTAAAAACTCAGCAAGGACTCACCAACGTAATTGAATTTGTCTGCACTCACATCTGTTGAGAAACCAAGATAAAAAAAATCACTATTGACTACTGACTATGGACTATGGACTAATGACTATGGACTCTTACGGGTTCGCTAGTCGCTCATGGGGGTTTCCCCCATGACCTCGCTAGCTCACTAATGACTAATGACCAATGACTAACCTACAAATTTTTCTCGACATTGCGACAGAAGCAGCTCTAGCTGCGGGTGCGGTTTTACAGGGTTACTTAGGTAAGGTAGAAGACGCAGTTACAGAAAAAGGTCGTCCCGGTGATTTAGTTACCGCCGCCGATAAAGCTTCGGAAGCAGTAATTTTAGAAGTTTTGCGTCGTCACTTTCCTCAACACTCAATTCTGGCTGAGGAGTCGGGGAAACTGGG
Above is a genomic segment from Nostoc sp. MS1 containing:
- a CDS encoding urease accessory protein UreF; this translates as MDTITLTDSHFLHILQLASSTLPVGAYSYSEGLETLVENGAIANQGTLQQWLEAELKYGAIRLEAAVMVRAMQAATIGEMETLRYWNFWLSAARETQELRNSSWQMGRSLMQLLSTIQPQIQPFAETVGNPCNYAVAFGIAAAHWQIDIPVSLLAYLHSWVTNSITAGVKLIPLGQTAGQELLLQLQPLIIHTEVEIIALKDDEIACCSWGLSLASMQHETQYTRLFRS
- the ureG gene encoding urease accessory protein UreG, giving the protein MNAFRVGVAGPVGSGKTALVDALCKALRDRYKLAVVTNDIYTQEDAQFLVRSQALTSDRILGVETGGCPHTAIREDASMNLAAIEQLEQRFTDLDLVFLESGGDNLAATFSPELVDLTIYVIDVAAGDKIPRKGGPGITKSDLLVINKTDLAPYVGADLNVMERDAKKMRGDKPFIFTNLKTQQGLTNVIEFVCTHIC
- a CDS encoding DUF6888 family protein gives rise to the protein MPSKPTSSQAIACVYICQSLSDMLQPIQLFRYDELYKHIFTLAGINEGIEVIIFENGEWEFNENDQT
- a CDS encoding DUF6887 family protein; the protein is MTKLDFGQMTRQELKAYIRENPTDDEAIRELFLKRRSPHTKIYPSPENMTKEELLDIFRQKNDS